Proteins encoded together in one Cicer arietinum cultivar CDC Frontier isolate Library 1 chromosome 4, Cicar.CDCFrontier_v2.0, whole genome shotgun sequence window:
- the LOC101490591 gene encoding tubulin-folding cofactor D codes for MEESKEETVLATMNLEDDEFDTKESVLQKYFLQEWNLVKSFLDDTVSNSRVSDPSSAHKIRSIMDKYQEQGQLLEPYLESIIPPMMNIIRSRTIELGVISDEILEIINPICIIVYSVVTVCGYKSVIRFFPHQVSDLELAVSLLEKCHHTNSVSSLREESTGEMETKCVILLWLYILVLVPFDISSVDTSIASSDNLTEFELVPLVLKIIGFCKDYLSAAGPMRTMAGLVLSRLLTRPDMPKAFMSFVTWTHEVMSSATEDLLQHFQLLGVINALAAIFKVGSRNLLHDVIPVVWNDTSMLYKSSNAARSPLLRKYLMKFTQRIGLTSLPHRLPSWRYTGRTVKLNVSLNTSSKPNQSNLGVNDNYSNSIEITDDVEDEDMDVPENVEEIIETLLSGLRDMDTVVRWSAAKGIGRITSHLTSSLSEEVLSSVLELFSPGEGDGSWHGGCLALAELARRGLLLPASLPKVVPVVVKALHYDVRRGPHSVGSHVRDAAAYVCWAFGRAYYHTDMRNILEELAPHLLTVACYDREVNCRRAAAAAFQENVGRQGNYPHGIDIVNTADYFSLSSRANSYLHVADSIAQYEGYLIPFVSDLLDRKICHWDKSLRELAAEALSFLVKYDPQYFASAVMDKLIPCTLSSDLCMRHGSTLATGELVFALHQCNYVLPSDNQKTLASVVPAIEKARLYRGKGGEIMRASVSRFIECISIFKVALPEKIKKSLLDTLNENLRHPNSQIQNAAVKGLKHFFRAYLLDSDDKSTSDLTAKYLNMLTDPNVAVRRGSALAIGVFPYELLASQWRNVILKLCGCCKIEENPEERDAESRVNAVKGLVSVCETLVSGRENSATSFTEKDFSLFILIKNEVMSSLFKALDDYSVDKRGDVGSWVREAALDGLEKCTYMLCKIDNSGCLSGKSDGNEIEPIVQPLTDNMLTSNAELLLFDENLATNLIGGICKQAVEKMDKLREAAANVLYRILYNQIIYISYIPFREKLEEIIPKEADAKWAVPSYTYQRFVQLLQFGCYSRYVLSGLVISIGGLQDSLKRVSLLALLEYLEGVESKVPNTRTSREYMLSVDIMWVLQQYRKCDRVIVPTLKTIESLLSKKIFLTMEAHSPTFCAAVLDSLAIELKASTDFSKLYAGIAILGYIASVPEPINMRAFSQLLTFLGHRYPKIRKASAEHVYLVLLQNGNLVAEDKIEKALEIISETCWDGDMYLSKHQRLELFELVGLKVKILGKYSDGTSRKTSSKKPTDLDENASYSSLVESSGF; via the exons ATGGAAGAATCGAAAGAAGAAACAGTTCTAGCGACGATGAATCTGGAAGACGACGAGTTTGATACCAAGGAAAGTGTTCttcaaaagtatttccttcaaGAATGGAACCTCGTCAAATCATTCCTCGACGACACCGTTTCCAATTCCCGTGTCTCCGATCCTTCTTCCGCTCACAAAATCAGATCCATT ATGGATAAGTATCAAGAGCAAGGTCAACTTCTAGAACCTTACCTCGAAAGCATAATTCCACCAATGATGAACATTATTCGTTCAAGAACAATCGAACTCGGTGTAATTTCAGATGAAATTCTCGAAATAATAAATCCAATCTGCATAATTGTTTATTCAGTAGTTACAGTTTGCGGTTACAAATCAGTGATTAGGTTTTTTCCTCATCAAGTTTCTGATCTGGAACTTGCGGTTTCTCTACTTGAAAAGTGTCACCACACGAATTCGGTTTCGTCACTGAGAGAAGAAAGCACCGGTGAAATGGAAACTAAATGCGTGATATTGCTGTGGCTTTATATACTTGTTTTGGTTCCTTTTGATATATCTAGTGTTGATACTAGCATTGCAAGCAGTGATAATTTAACTGAGTTTGAGCTTGTACCTCTTGTGTTGAAGATAATAGGGTTTTGTAAGGATTATCTTTCAGCTGCTGGGCCTATGCGTACTATGGCTGGACTTGTGCTCTCAAGGCTACTTACTCGTCCAGATATGCCAAAAGCCTTTATGAG CTTTGTCACGTGGACACATGAGGTCATGTCTTCTGCAACTGAAGATTTACTCCAGCATTTCCAATTACTTGGTGTCATTAATGCACTGGCTGCTATTTTCAAG GTAGGCAGTCGAAATCTCTTGCATGATGTAATTCCTGTCGTTTGGAATGACACTTCAATGTTGTACAAGTCCTCAAATGCAGCTCGAAGTCCATTGCTCCGCAAATATCTGATGAAGTTCACCCAAAGGATTGGGCTTACTTCCCTTCCTCATCGTTTACCCTCATGGCGTTATACG GGAAGAACTGTCAAACTAAATGTTTCTTTGAATACATCCAGTAAACCTAATCAGTCCAATTTGGGTGTGAACGACAATTACTCCAACTCAATTGAAATTACAGATGACGTAGAAGATGAGGATATGGATGTTCCAGAAAATGTTGAAGAGATCATTGAGACATTGCTATCTGGTTTGAGGGATATG GATACTGTTGTCCGTTGGTCTGCAGCGAAAGGTATTGGTCGCATAACTTCACATTTGACATCTTCCCTCTCTGAGGAGGTTTTATCCTCTGTTTTGGAGCTGTTTTCACCTGGTGAG GGCGATGGTTCATGGCATGGAGGCTGCTTAGCTTTGGCTGAGCTTGCTCGTAGAGGCTTGCTCTTACCTGCTAGTCTTCCCAAAGTTGTTCCCGTTGTTGTGAAG GCACTACATTACGATGTTCGGAGAGGTCCGCACAGTGTAGGGTCTCATGTACGTGATGCTGCTGCATATGTATGCTGGGCATTTGGACGGGCATATTATCACACAGATATGAGGAACATCTTAGAGGAGCTTGCTCCACACCTCTTAACAGTGGCATGCTATGACCGTGAG GTTAACTGCAGAAGAGCAGCAGCAGCTGCTTTTCAGGAGAATGTTGGAAGACAAGGGAATTATCCTCATGGCATTGACATTGTGAATACTGCAGATTATTTTTCACTTTCTTCTCGAGCAAACTCTTATCTTCATGTTGCCGACTCCATCGCTCAATATGAAGGATACCTTATTCCATTTGTGAGTGATCTGCTGGACAGAAAAATTTGTCACTGG GATAAAAGCTTGCGAGAACTTGCTGCAGAGGCCCTCTCTTTTCTTGTAAAATACGACCCTCAGTATTTTGCGAGTGCTGTCATGGATAAGTTAATCCCTTGTACTCTTTCATCTGATTTGTGCATGCGTCATGGTTCAACATTGGCAACTGGGGAACTTGTTTTTGCTTTACATCAATGCAATTATGTTCTTCCCTCAG ATAATCAGAAAACTCTTGCAAGTGTTGTTCCTGCTATTGAGAAAGCACGGCTTTATCGTGGAAAGGGAGGAGAAATAATGCGTGCATCTGTTTCTCGTTTTATTGAATGCATCTCCATATTTAAAGTGGCATTACCagaaaagataaagaaaagCTTACTCGATACTCTAAATGAGAATTTGAGGCATCCTAATTCTCAAATACAG AATGCTGCTGTTAAAGGCCTGAAACATTTCTTTCGTGCATACTTACTAGATTCAGATGATAAAAGTACAAGTGATTTGACAGCGAAGTACCTCAATATGTTGACTGATCCAAATGTAGCTGTAAGGAGAGGATCTGCATTGGCAATAGGAGTTTTCCCATATGAGTTATTGGCCAGTCAATGGAGAAATGTGATTTTGAAGCTTTGTGGCTGTTGTAAAATTGAG GAAAACCCTGAAGAAAGGGATGCTGAATCACGAGTAAATGCTGTCAAAGGGCTTGTATCAGTATGTGAAACATTAGTTAGTGGAAGAGAGAATTCTGCTACCTCTTTCACAGAGAAAGATTTTTCTCTGTTTATTCTTATAAAGAATGAGGTGATGTCGAGTTTATTTAAAGCTCTTGATGACTACTCTGTTGATAAAAGAGGTGATGTAGGTTCTTGGGTTCGTGAGGCTGCATTAGATGGCCTTGAAAAATGTACATATATGCTCTGTAAGATAGACAATTCAGGTTGCTTGTCTGGAAAATCAGATGGAAATGAAATTGAACCTATAGTGCAGCCTTTGACTGACAATATGCTCACAAGCAATGCAGAGCTTTTATTATTCGATGAAAATCTTGCTACCAACTTAATTGGAGGAATTTGTAAGCAAGCTGTAGAGAAGATGGATAAGTTGAGAGAAGCAGCAGCAAATGTTCTCTACAGAATTTTGTACAATcagattatttatatttcatatataCCTTTCCGAGAAAAGTTAGAAGAAATCATTCCGAAGGAAGCAGATGCAAAATGGGCT GTTCCTTCTTACACTTACCAACGCTTCGTACAGCTACTTCAATTTGGTTGTTATAGCAGATATGTGCTCTCAGGTTTAGTCATATCTATTGGTGGTTTGCAAGATTCTTTGAAGAGGGTGTCACTCTTGGCACTGTTAGAGTATCTAGAAGGGGTTGAATCTAAAGTCCCTAATACAAGAACGTCCAGGGAGTATATGCTATCAGTTGACATCATGTGGGTTCTCCAACAATACAGGAAATGTGACAGAGTCATAGTGCCCACTTTAAAG ACCATTGAGAGTCTGCTCAGCAAAAAGATATTCCTTACTATGGAG GCTCATAGTCCAACTTTTTGTGCTGCTGTTTTGGATTCTCTGGCAATAGAATTAAAGGCATCGACAGACTTCTCCAAGTTGTATGCTGGTATTGCAATACTTGGTTATATAGCTTCAGTACCGGAACCAATCAATATGAGGGCCTTTTCTCAACTTCTTACTTTTCTTGGCCATCGGTACCCTAAG ATTCGAAAAGCCTCAGCTGAACATGTGTACCTTGTCCTACTGCAAAATGGGAATCTTGTAGCTGAAGACAAGATTGAGAAAGCACTTGAAATTATTTCTGAGACTTGCTGGGATGGCGACATGTATTTATCAAAACATCAAAGATTAGAATTGTTTGAGTTGGTTGGTTTGAAGGTGAAAATACTTGGCAAGTATAGTGATGGAACATCAAGGAAAACCAGCAGTAAGAAGCCTACAGACTTAGATGAAAATGCATCATATTCCTCATTAGTTGAGTCATCTGGgttttga
- the LOC101491233 gene encoding ACT domain-containing protein ACR12, protein MAFTNAFLAPSLTVHGCRVSDPLSIYLPSLSSNSFFHFRSSSSSASNKNIIYASAYDFNAVDSDSLKSSKNLDSVPMPIVLIDQDSDSEATIVQLSFGDRLGALLDTMKALKDLGLDVSKGTVSTEGLVKQTKFFITQSDTGRKVEDPDMLERIRLTIINNLLQYHPESSEQLAMGEVFGIKAPEKKLGNEIPTHIQVKEDGPKRSLLYIETADRPGLLVEIIKVIADVNIDVESAEIDTEGLIAKDTFHVSYGGAALNRSMSQVLVNCLRYYLRMPETDIDSY, encoded by the exons ATGGCTTTCACCAATGCTTTTCTCGCTCCTTCCTTAACCGTTCATGGTTGTAGAGTTTCCGATCCGCTCTCCATTTATCTACCATCTCTTTCCTCCAACTCTTTCTTCCACTTCCGATCCTCCTCCTCCTCCGCATCAAACAA GAATATTATATATGCTTCTGCTTATGACTTCAATGCAGTCGATTCAGATTCATTG AAATCCAGTAAAAATCTTGATAGTGTTCCGATGCCAATAGTTCTAATAGATCAAGATTCAGATTCTGAAGCAACAATTGTGCAGCTTAGCTTTGGTGATCGCCTTGGAGCTCTTCTTGACACG ATGAAAGCATTAAAAGATTTGGGATTGGATGTTTCAAAGGGAACTGTCTCCACGGAGGGACTGGTGAAGcaaacaaaattttttattaCACAATC AGACACTGGGCGAAAAGTCGAAGATCCTGATATGTTAGAGAGAATTCGACTTACCATTATTAACAATCTGTTGCAGTATCACCCT GAGTCCAGTGAACAATTAGCCATGGGTGAAGTGTTTGGCATTAAGGCTCCAGAAAAGAAG CTTGGTAATGAAATTCCAACCCATATTCAAGTTAAGGAAGATGGGCCCAAGAGGAG CTTGCTGTACATCGAGACAGCAGATAGGCCAGGATTGCTAGTTGAAATCATCAAAGTCATTGCAGATGTGAACATTGATGTTGAGTCGGCTGAGATTGATACAGAA GGTTTGATTGCTAAGGATACATTTCATGTCAGTTATGGTGGGGCTGCATTAAACAGATCAATGTCTCAG GTTTTGGTGAACTGTCTGCGTTACTACCTCCGGATGCCAGAAACAGATATTGATAGTTACTGA
- the LOC101490916 gene encoding uncharacterized protein: MEGHEILGFGFFVIGLWHLFNHIKLHFVCSSSKPNTSTLWFPTKISKYMELHFIMASCIIFIAMELFITPLHHQPFDPKDGTIPSNHLHNFEHSSMALSFLTYATFAIFLDRKKSTSTTKTKKNELTHLLASIAFAQQFLLIHLHSRDHMGIEGQYHYLLQVLIFICLVMTLMGIGFPKSFLVCFVRSISIIFQGLWLMFMGFMLFTPGYAPKGCFMKLEEDQFVVRCSDEKALHRAISLVNIQFSWFLIGVTVFAVSLYLIMATRYHEKVEYVSLMKVEHYCEEDGLKNFDVESQCQKITTSMQDQI, translated from the coding sequence ATGGAGGGACATGAAATTTTGGGGTTTGGTTTCTTTGTAATTGGTTTATGGCACCTCTTCAACCACATCAAACTCCACTTTGTTTGTTCCTCTTCAAAACCCAACACATCAACACTATGGTTTCCAACCAAAATAAGCAAATACATGGAACTTCATTTCATCATGGCAAGTTGCATAATCTTCATAGCCATGGAACTCTTCATTACTCCACTTCATCACCAACCATTTGACCCTAAAGATGGAACAATTCCCTCCAACCATCTCCACAACTTCGAACATTCCTCCATGGCCTTATCTTTCTTAACCTATGCAACATTTGCCATATTTCTTGATAGAAAAAAATCCACTAGTActactaaaactaaaaaaaatgaacttacCCATTTGCTAGCATCTATAGCATTTGCACAACAATTTCTTCTTATCCATCTTCATTCAAGAGATCACATGGGTATAGAAGGACAATACCATTATTTATTgcaagttttgatttttatttgtttggttATGACCCTTATGGGAATTGGATTTCCAAAAAGCTTTTTGGTTTGTTTTGTGCGTTCTATTAGCATAATCTTCCAAGGTTTGTGGCTTATGTTCATGGGGTTTATGCTATTTACACCTGGTTATGCTCCAAAAGGTTGTTTCATGAAACTTGAGGAGGATCAATTTGTGGTTAGGTGTAGTGATGAAAAGGCTCTTCATCGTGCTATTTCATTGGTGAATATTCAATTCAGCTGGTTCTTGATTGGAGTCACTGTTTTTGCTGTTTCATTATACTTGATTATGGCTACAAGATATCATGAAAAAGTGGAATATGTTTCATTGATGAAGGTAGAACATTATTGTGAAGAAGATGGGTTAAAAAATTTCGATGTTGAGTCTCAATGCCAAAAGATCACTACAAGCATGCAAGACCAAATTTGA